In Desulfobacter hydrogenophilus, the genomic stretch TTCAGCCGTTCCAAAATCAAGCAAGTCCGGATATACATCATATATTCCGCCAACTTCCATCGTAGGCAGATCAGGTTTTTTTTCTGATTGAAACCGATACCAGGCATTTCCTGAAAAAGAAAAAGTTTCCGGCAGGGTATTGGGCCCGATGTTAAAAAAAGTCCGGACGCGTTCATCGGTAACCACCATGTTGGCCTCAAAAAAACCTTTTTGACATGAGATAAATTGACTATTCTTTGCCTCCTGAAGAATACGGCCGACATATTTTTCCGGTAGGTAAAAAATATTATGATGCACATGAGAATTCCGGCTGGTTACCCATGCAATATGAGTCTCTCCGCCAATGAACCTGTTTCCTGCTACAATTATGTTCTCAGCTTCATAATCTGCATCTTGTGGCCTAAAATAAGGGTTTCCGGTACTTCCACCCAGATTAATGGTCCGCTCTCCACAATTTAGAAACGCATTATTTTCAACCAGGACACGGCTGGAGCCTCCTTTAATCTGCATGGCGTTTTTGGTACGATATCCGGGTGCCCCTTCAAATGTGCAGTCCTGTACGACCCCGTTATGACAGCCTACAAAGTCAATGCCTGAACCGCCCCATCCCTGTATTCTGCAATTTTTGACAACAAAATGATCAACGCCTGACATTTTGATAGCATCTATATTACCTTTTTTTCCTATCTCACTTATTTGGACATTTTCCAGAATGATATGATGAGACGGTTGTCCTGGATCACCTCCGTCGTCAATATTGATTCCATTGCCGGACCGTTTCTCGATTCTGATATTTTTTATCTTTACATATCCTATCCGGCTCATCTTCACAGCTTCGCCCCGGCCTTGAAACACGGGAGGAAATTCAGGATCGTCTCCGGCAATTACAATGGGTCGCTCTTTTGTCCCCTGGGTGTTCCCAAGCCTAAAAGCACCATCATAAATCCCCTGGGTAATCAAAATTTGGTCACCGGGCCCTGCTTTAGAAAGGGCAGACTTAAGAGACGTTAAATCAGACACCTGGATTATTTGGGCCCCGTTTTTAGAATTTTGATCATTACCATCAGATTCATTAGCAGACACAACCGAAACCGCCCCTAAAAATAAGAGAAAAACTATCCCTCCCCAAAAAAATAAGGCTTTCATAGGATCTCCTTGGTTTTCGATACCAGTTTTTTATAGGCTTTGATAAAATGTCTGAGCCTGATTTTTTTCAA encodes the following:
- a CDS encoding right-handed parallel beta-helix repeat-containing protein → MKALFFWGGIVFLLFLGAVSVVSANESDGNDQNSKNGAQIIQVSDLTSLKSALSKAGPGDQILITQGIYDGAFRLGNTQGTKERPIVIAGDDPEFPPVFQGRGEAVKMSRIGYVKIKNIRIEKRSGNGINIDDGGDPGQPSHHIILENVQISEIGKKGNIDAIKMSGVDHFVVKNCRIQGWGGSGIDFVGCHNGVVQDCTFEGAPGYRTKNAMQIKGGSSRVLVENNAFLNCGERTINLGGSTGNPYFRPQDADYEAENIIVAGNRFIGGETHIAWVTSRNSHVHHNIFYLPEKYVGRILQEAKNSQFISCQKGFFEANMVVTDERVRTFFNIGPNTLPETFSFSGNAWYRFQSEKKPDLPTMEVGGIYDVYPDLLDFGTAEMRIGSKSDKLKNVGPGAYTPWGHGTEFDDISLPEVEWIEPSPKSGRFPMQTKLLGGLFVLSFIVVIARHVKKK